A stretch of the Cervus canadensis isolate Bull #8, Minnesota chromosome 16, ASM1932006v1, whole genome shotgun sequence genome encodes the following:
- the KCNIP1 gene encoding Kv channel-interacting protein 1 isoform X2, protein MGAVMGTFSSLQTKQRRPSKDIAWWYYQYQRDKIEDELEMTMVCHRPEGLEQLEAQTNFTKRELQVLYRGFKNECPSGVVNEETFKQIYAQFFPHGDASMYAHYLFHAFDTTQTGSVKFEDFVTALSILLRGTVHEKLRWTFNLYDINKDGYINKEEMMDIVKAIYDMMGKYTYPVLKEDTPRQHVDIFFQKMDKNKDGIVTLDEFLESCQEDDNIMRSLQLFQNVM, encoded by the exons ACATCGCCTGGTGGTATTACCAGTATCAGAGAg ATAAGATTGAAGACGAGCTGGAGATGACCATGGTTTGCCATCGGCCTGAGGGGCTGGAGCAGCTGGAGGCACAGACCAACTTCACCAAGAGGGAGCTGCAAGTCCTTTATCGAGGTTTCAAAAAC GAGTGCCCCAGCGGCGTGGTCAATGAAGAGACATTCAAGCAGATCTACGCTCAGTTTTTCCCTCATGGAG ATGCCAGCATGTATGCCCATTACCTCTTCCATGCCTTTGACACCACGCAGACAGGCTCCGTGAAGTTCGAG GACTTTGTAACTGCTCTGTCAATTTTACTGAGAGGAACCGTCCATGAGAAACTAAGATGGACATTTAATTTGTACGACATCAATAAAGATGGATACATAAACAAAGAG GAGATGATGGACATCGTCAAAGCCATCTATGACATGATGGGGAAATACACATATCCCGTGCTTAAAGAAGACACTCCAAGGCAGCACGTGGACATCTTCTTCCAG aaaatggacaaaaataaagATGGCATCGTGACTTTAGACGAATTTCTTGAATCCTGTCAGGAG gatgacAACATCATGAGGTCCCTCCAGCTGTTCCAAAATGTCATGTAA
- the KCNIP1 gene encoding Kv channel-interacting protein 1 isoform X3 yields the protein MGAVMGTFSSLQTKQRRPSKDKIEDELEMTMVCHRPEGLEQLEAQTNFTKRELQVLYRGFKNECPSGVVNEETFKQIYAQFFPHGDASMYAHYLFHAFDTTQTGSVKFEDFVTALSILLRGTVHEKLRWTFNLYDINKDGYINKEEMMDIVKAIYDMMGKYTYPVLKEDTPRQHVDIFFQKMDKNKDGIVTLDEFLESCQEDDNIMRSLQLFQNVM from the exons ATAAGATTGAAGACGAGCTGGAGATGACCATGGTTTGCCATCGGCCTGAGGGGCTGGAGCAGCTGGAGGCACAGACCAACTTCACCAAGAGGGAGCTGCAAGTCCTTTATCGAGGTTTCAAAAAC GAGTGCCCCAGCGGCGTGGTCAATGAAGAGACATTCAAGCAGATCTACGCTCAGTTTTTCCCTCATGGAG ATGCCAGCATGTATGCCCATTACCTCTTCCATGCCTTTGACACCACGCAGACAGGCTCCGTGAAGTTCGAG GACTTTGTAACTGCTCTGTCAATTTTACTGAGAGGAACCGTCCATGAGAAACTAAGATGGACATTTAATTTGTACGACATCAATAAAGATGGATACATAAACAAAGAG GAGATGATGGACATCGTCAAAGCCATCTATGACATGATGGGGAAATACACATATCCCGTGCTTAAAGAAGACACTCCAAGGCAGCACGTGGACATCTTCTTCCAG aaaatggacaaaaataaagATGGCATCGTGACTTTAGACGAATTTCTTGAATCCTGTCAGGAG gatgacAACATCATGAGGTCCCTCCAGCTGTTCCAAAATGTCATGTAA
- the KCNIP1 gene encoding Kv channel-interacting protein 1 isoform X4 translates to MAHWQFGSKSGHNKIEDELEMTMVCHRPEGLEQLEAQTNFTKRELQVLYRGFKNECPSGVVNEETFKQIYAQFFPHGDASMYAHYLFHAFDTTQTGSVKFEDFVTALSILLRGTVHEKLRWTFNLYDINKDGYINKEEMMDIVKAIYDMMGKYTYPVLKEDTPRQHVDIFFQKMDKNKDGIVTLDEFLESCQEDDNIMRSLQLFQNVM, encoded by the exons ATAAGATTGAAGACGAGCTGGAGATGACCATGGTTTGCCATCGGCCTGAGGGGCTGGAGCAGCTGGAGGCACAGACCAACTTCACCAAGAGGGAGCTGCAAGTCCTTTATCGAGGTTTCAAAAAC GAGTGCCCCAGCGGCGTGGTCAATGAAGAGACATTCAAGCAGATCTACGCTCAGTTTTTCCCTCATGGAG ATGCCAGCATGTATGCCCATTACCTCTTCCATGCCTTTGACACCACGCAGACAGGCTCCGTGAAGTTCGAG GACTTTGTAACTGCTCTGTCAATTTTACTGAGAGGAACCGTCCATGAGAAACTAAGATGGACATTTAATTTGTACGACATCAATAAAGATGGATACATAAACAAAGAG GAGATGATGGACATCGTCAAAGCCATCTATGACATGATGGGGAAATACACATATCCCGTGCTTAAAGAAGACACTCCAAGGCAGCACGTGGACATCTTCTTCCAG aaaatggacaaaaataaagATGGCATCGTGACTTTAGACGAATTTCTTGAATCCTGTCAGGAG gatgacAACATCATGAGGTCCCTCCAGCTGTTCCAAAATGTCATGTAA